From the Musa acuminata AAA Group cultivar baxijiao chromosome BXJ1-2, Cavendish_Baxijiao_AAA, whole genome shotgun sequence genome, one window contains:
- the LOC135596134 gene encoding large ribosomal subunit protein uL30x-like, with protein MADDEPQPLNYVQETVLKKRKNNEEWVIKKRERLAERKKSKESLKPAIKRPEEFVKEYRDKELDFVRMKQRLKLRKSSNDAIKSKLLFVIRIHGSKDMHPRTRQILNKLRLRHILSGVFLKANEANLRMLLTVEPFITYGYPTLKSVRELVYKKGCGNIEKERTPLTDNNVIEQALGKYGIICLEDVVHEIATVGSHFKEVTSFLWPFKLKCPERRLQMKKKLYKEGGDAGNREDHINELIDKLN; from the exons ATGGCTGACGACGAGCCGCAGCCCCTTAACTATGTCCAAGAGACAGtgttgaagaaaagaaaaaacaatgaGGAATGGGTTATCAAGAAAAGGGAGCGATTAGCAGAGCGAAAGAAAAGTAAAGAAAGCTTGAAGCCTGCCATTAAAAGGCCTGAAGAGTTTGTCAAAGAATATCGTGACAAA GAGCTGGACTTTGTTCGCATGAAGCAGAGGCTAAAGCTACGGAAATCTTCCAATGATGCCATAAAGTCTAAGTTACTTTTTGTTATTCGCATCCATGG ATCAAAGGATATGCATCCCCGGACAAGACAAATCTTAAATAAGTTGCGGTTGAGACATATCTTAAGTGGTGTATTTCTGAAAGCCAATGAAGCAAATTTGAGAATGCTTCTGACTGTAGAACCGTTCATTACTTATGg TTATCCTACTTTGAAAAGTGTGAGGGAGCTTGTTTACAAGAAGGGCTGTGGAAATATAGAAAAGGAGAGGACTCCTCTTACTGACAACAACGTCATTGAGCAG GCACTTGGGAAGTATGGTATCATCTGTCTTGAAGATGTCGTGCATGAGATCGCCACAGTGGGATCACATTTCAAGGAGGTTACCAGCTTCCTGTGGCCATTCAAGCTTAAATGCCCAGAACGCAGATTACAGATGAAGAAAAAGCTCTACAAGGAGGGTGGCGATGCAGGCAACCGTGAAGATCACATCAATGAGCTCATTGATAAGCTGAACTAA